A single region of the Lepus europaeus isolate LE1 chromosome 1, mLepTim1.pri, whole genome shotgun sequence genome encodes:
- the LOC133764791 gene encoding ubiquitin-like protein 4A produces MPLTVKALQGRECSLQVPEDEQVSTLKHLVSEKLNVPVCQQRLLFKGKALADGKQLSDYSMGPNSKLNLVVKPLEKVLLAEGTARRLADSPPLPVWHLTSKVLACHFSAADASGVLEQLQRGYERSLSRLTLDDIERLASRFLHPEGTEAMEKGLSK; encoded by the coding sequence ATGCCGCTGACTGTGAAGGCGCTCCAGGGCCGCGAGTGCAGCCTGCAGGTGCCGGAGGACGAGCAGGTGTCCACGCTTAAACACCTGGTCTCCGAGAAGCTGAACGTCCCCGTGTGCCAGCAAAGGCTGCTGTTCAAGGGCAAGGCCCTGGCAGATGGGAAACAACTGTCGGATTACAGCATGGGGCCCAACTCCAAGCTGAACCTAGTGGTCAAACCTCTGGAGAAGGTGTTACTGGCGGAGGGCACTGCCCGGAGACTGGCCGACTCACCACCCCTGCCCGTCTGGCATCTGACCTCCAAAGTCCTGGCCTGCCACTTCAGCGCAGCCGATGCCAGCGGGGTCCTGGAACAACTACAGAGGGGTTATGAGAGGTCCCTGAGCCGCTTGACCCTGGATGACATCGAGCGCTTGGCCAGCCGCTTCCTGCACCCTGAAGGGACTGAGGCTATGGAGAAGGGCCTTTCCAAATAG